gggtgaacagtatcaggggtgctcgggtgaacagtacccggcgctacagtaaaatcagcctcgcgcagctccagaacagcaaccattacgaagggaaaaactgggctaaactaacctgggagtctctctaaatcaaaagtaaaaatgcctagaagggtgtacagggtctagactttgctcaaccgcctagtaacatgattcctaactcaaatccacataaatcctcatttgttcccagactgcaaaactttaagaactttgcaaccctagttccagattcaagatctatccaaccaaaaatgagcatacttgccatgggagcctagcagactcacccaaggtcctttgctgaggttggtgaccgccagttgaaggaggaaacgacggaaaatggcttggagaagagaggaaaaactgctgcttccttgcttctcccaaagaacaccaaacaagttcagaaccagctcgaattccttcggggaaactgaaaatgaattggatggacgagtagtccttgagctggtggtctcgtgagtaccacatacgtaccttgatcttgctcccagaggtagggatccaaaaggggaaaaagggagcctaagagagagagtgagagagacagccaactccaacttgcttcctcaaaaagcctcatatggtggagtgggtgaggagtacgtatgggcaagtttgaggggagagagagctgttgcccacttatagagagatattttccacccaagtgggccctatttacctagaggaaagtccagacttgcttccagctcctttatttctcttagtttttccttctcccacctcatggACTCAAAGAGAAGTGCTCCAGTGatcccaaactggaacatgaagctgaaattgcatgttttaggattaaaacacacaattatggatttcgggacgtgacacctgaatatgagatgcatactggtctggcgacattactatcgttctttgcctcctagagaaacctatcacagaaggatggtcggccagttcgtggaccctcagatacatttgacgccggtgatacaagagggccctaaggtcctcggtggttacaCATTGGAGTGGCGCGGTTAACCTAGAACAtatgggtcttgcatgcaatttcgccacggcttggattatgttgttctcctttaacggatcatcgtttccttcgcgcacaacctgtaaggaggcattaagtgctatagcgatcgttgcaggtgtccatggaaagcctgtactagaggatcccgccatagatttcttgctcactgactacctacgctctgtctctgcatcaaaacacggatccatgaatatttaagaaacacgaaataaataaataaaattacatttacaatacaatggtcacttcttgtctaaaggggtacagtgcaaaccacataatgcacaataagtagtacaactaacaggtgaataacattttacaataCAAAGTCTCTAAGACAGTTCAGTTGGACAGTGGGCTGATAGTTTACTGAcgggtcgggcaagtcctcctgtcatgtccaggttgtttgcaaagtttgcacctgcgaaggccatcaacagcatctgcttcatccatgtcaccttgcagcctcgtagatctaggccttccaggatctgtgcgtcgtgctcgtggataaggtacccacttagggccctcgatcgatttgtagttggttccgatgttaaaggaccgcatctttggaagccatgtgctcctcaatgcatcgatcgtgaagtacggtgatacgtactgtgatccgtcattgccacctatgtccctgcaagcggctaagacatgcgagcacgggatatggtgcagttttggcttattgcatgtgcacttcacctcgttaggtccaagttgacattgctgcacggtgtccccggcgctataccctgaagcatacctacggcggcacatgacctcaaagtcattgttggccaagtcgtagatcctcgaccgatgaaagtgtgccttgctcctccttcttgatatgatttgctccaccttaggtgaaaaccgtgtgctgcactgcatagcagcattaccacggtctcgaaagtagtccgccgttctgtagaatgtgagctcaataatggcacacaacgggaggccccgtactcccttcaggacattgttgaacgcctccgctatattcgttgtcatgatggagtacctaatatgggatacaataattttagaatggctatttgcataagaatcggtacaatatgatcattacaattctatgcgctaacctggcaccatgagtatcatggataagggcccaacgctccgccggcttccccgctatccactggctaaatgtaccacgtgaacgactaacgatagtttggcccccaaccatttgcgcccgcatttgatcctcccctgcttgctggtctgccatcatcttgcgagtggtctcatttaactctctccatatctcattgaacttcgcctgctggttctgaagacatagccctttgaatctctttacaagcgacttgctgcggtaccttgtgtacaagttcgcgcccaagtgtcgcatgcaccatcttctctccacatcagaccatgcaatggagcagtttgtgctatcatgcagcacgtccaacgcatgcagaagacccttgttgcggtctgagatgacgcaaactcgttccctatttcccacgacacgtgtccttaccaaggtgaggaaccacagccaactatcattgttttcactctcaaccattgcaaaggcgagaggaatgatctgattatttgcatccgccgccattgctgtcataagggtaccatggaacttgccgcttagaaatgtggcatccacgcatacaaccggcctacaatgcctgaatgcttcgatgcattgtccaaaggaccagaataacctaatgaggtatcggtcagtggtgctatatgacccatcatctagcctgatcggctcatccgtcatggcccactgagtccctggattcgtcatggcaatcttctgcagcagtctcggagcattgttgtatgactcttcgaagcttccaaacagcatcttcaacgccttctgcttcgctcgccacgcggtgtggtaattgataagcatgccagtcttagtgtgcacctcccccataatcgattttggcgacaaacaaatttctgtgccaataagcgtgatgaggagttgggctacgaacctcgcatcaacggcgtggctcacattcctaatagcctcttcgctgcatgtatgtggggtgtgtctactaatcacaaaatagttctcatatttcggctgatgtgctcgtacgaagtaagggcaattcgggtgcttcgtacacctgacctcatactccgtagggttagaccgggcgcacttgtggtccgttcatgttattacagcatagttgctaataaagtggatgacctcccctctgttacgaaactgttgcccgacctgaatgtcgctattctggtatccccagttagataaggtgttatactcaacgacgacacactccagaagcccagtaccacgaaagtactggatcgccgggaccgggtcatcattgtcagcagcttcttcatccccgctaccaccgtcttcattatccatgcatcctgcatcgacctcaccagggtccactctacctccctctctactggaactgccctccccgacatgccctccatcctcttcatgcatcacctcctGGCTTGAGCCTTCCACAgtggtcactgcatcaccttgcaccaatcgtgacactatgtttacgtacaccgccatatcaaagttctcctccaatgccttgcgtgagtacaaagcccatgcgttgttcctactcatctcgaacaacgtatggacaatgaccgagctatttgaaacaagccgcggccgtacaccctctaagacaacagtatgggactgctggttcacacgcaaaaggcgcataatatgtgatttcaggccatctagatcaataggtacctcaaccgaactctctatgtgctggcagttctgaattgttacaagtctcccgtgcaaaactgtgggacgttctccataataaatatggaaaatcataccgtatctcctaaataaatatacatgtaataaataataagtacaaaaataatactaattaaatagtgcaatatacaactaatatgcatctttgttgctactggacactatcttctacggttctaccaaacctaagtgattaaactaattaatcaagttaattgattaattatattactttaataaaactaattacctagattaaatcacgtaaattcatgttactatattaagtaaagaatctaatcacacttactaataaaacttatataacccaactaaatcattaatttaaatactctaatttaccaaaataatataattaatcaaatgtacttgaatgaatttaacaatatactgacgaaatgactaatatacttctgaacgaactaagaaaaatctaattataattactaattaactacgtaattatattactttaataaaactaattacctagattaaatcccgtaaattcatgttactatattaagtaaagaatataatcacacttactaataaaaattatataacccaactaaatcattaatttaaatactctaatttaccaaaataatataattaatcaaatgtacttgaatgaatttaacaatatactgacgaaatgattaatatacttctgaacgaactaagaaaaatctaattataattactaattaactacgtaatctaaAAACTTACCTTACGGAAATTGagcgcggctgctgctcgcgttgatcctctccggctgccccctctgctcgagctgcttctcctaGCGTTGCTCCGTTGCTActctcttctctccactgctgctctcttttcttctcccttctctcctttgctgctctcttctcttctcccttctctcctttgctgctttcttctcttctcccttctctcctttgctgctctcttctcttctcccttctctcttctgcgaGCCAGGGCTTTTATTAAGCGCAAAAGCAGCATCCCGCTGGCACGCATACACCGAAAGCATCGACAGGACGTGAAAGTGACATGATGTActgaattcggcaactgaggtgccgaatacggcactgtgggctgtattcggcacctcagttgccgaatacagcagagtacagggtgtattcggcaactgaggtgccgaatacagcccacagtgccgtattcggcacctcagttgccgaatacggtgttttcagattttcagtttccgaaattcaaatttcggtatttgagataccgaatacgagtgctagatttgcaaatacgtcgacatgttgtctattttcgcaaatacggtcgcgtatgttgtctaaatttaCAAATTTGCCATCTCGAATGGAGTGAGCGGAGTTTGAGTAGCTAGAgcctcgagttttttttttttgacagcgCTAGCTTCGAAACAAGTTCCGATCCAACGGTCAGATCACCCAGACCACACGATCTAACGGCCAACATAGGTCTTTCCTCCACCTTCCGGCTTCCGCCTCTACATAAACCCCGCCCCCGCGCGTTCATAAAAACCTAGCACTCTCCAcgcgccgccacctcccctcCGGTTTCCACGAGGCGAAGCCCTAGCCCTCGATGACCTCCTCTCCTCCCACGAGCAATGGTGGCGGCGGACATGGCGTGCGCGCCGCCGATGAAGGCCGGGAAGGTGGGGCTCGAAGGGGGGCGTGCAGGACGTGCAGCACAGGATCCGCATCACCCTCTCCTCCAGGAGCGTCAAGAACCTCGAGCAAGGTAACGCGCGATCACCCGCCGTTCCAGGATCTTTCGTTTCTGTGATGTTGGACCCAGCTGACTGTTCGCTGCGGTGGTGAGCAGTCTGCGGTGATCTTGTGAAGGGAGCCAAGGGTAAGAACCTGAGGTTGAAGGGCCCCGTGCGGATGCCCACCAAGGTGCTCCACATCACCACCAGGAAGTCTCCCTGTGGCGAAGGTGACCTCCCATTTCCCCTCACAGCCTCACGTTCTTAGCTTGCGTGTGCTTAGTTACTGTGCTTTGTCTTGGTGCTGCCATTCCCACTATATTGTATCATTCCCTCATTGGTATGGGTCTCGAAATCGTCTGGTTTGTTGGATGTTTAGAGCTGTTAATTGCGTTGACGTGCTGAGCAGGTGATGTTAATGTTACATCGACTGAAATCCTTTGGGATCTCTGATGTCCAAAAAATCGAGCTTTTTAAAACTGATGCTTAGCATACCTTCGCCGTGCGTTTGTCATTTTGATTTACGCAACATTTGTTACATTTGTGTGGCACAATTCTGTTGGGATAAGAGCTGTGTTTTCGATGGTGAATGCCTGAATGACAGGCCGAACATGTGATGTTAACAAGGAGATGCTGCTGAGATATTACATCATTGAAGTCTCTAAAACCGAGCTTTTTAAAACTGATGCTTTGGCCTATCATAGTGTCAGTGAAATCTCTAAAACCGGGCTTTTTATATATCAAGCCCTTGTTGTTTAATGGTGGTGctgttttaaattttgttttcctATTTCATGTTATTATTGCTGGTTGTTATCCATCTTATATTGCCATCTTCAACCATTGATGAAAATGGTTACTTCTTGGATGTGCACTGAGAGTTAGCTGCTGACACTTGGCGGCTTAAAATACTCTAGGGGGTTTATGCAGTATCTCAACCATATTCTTCCTTTGGAGCGGTCTGACTTAGTTTCAGTTACAAATTTGAATGTTTaggaacatattttttttccttttaggaCCTCTATTCATGTTCATCTGAGTTAGTCTTGGGCTATGTCTTTGTGGCATTGTTGTTTACGATGGGCTGGCCAAATGATGCCAAAACAAGTTATTGCTGAGGTTTTCTTTGAGGACTTACAAAATCGAGCTTTTTAAAACTGATGGTTGGCCCATCCAATGCTTTATAGTTATTGATCAAgcatttttcttgaaaatatgCCAATTTCAGCGACTTATTTCCGGTGTAGTCTTTGGGATGTTCTATAGGTAGtctctttctttcttgaaaATATGTTCCGTTGTGAAGTTTTAAAAGCTCTGCAAATTTTGGCTTTTTGGTCTGTCATTTTGTTACATTGAATGGCACTCGAATTATAGTTACCAGGAAGCATTTGATACTTGGGAGCTTTAACATGGGAATTATGTTACTAGCTTCACAGAATGATTTTAGTGCTTTTGTGGATCGGCTGGGCAGATGATGACGCCATATGTTTATTCTGATACATTTGATGTCTCAAAAATCGAGCTTTTTAAAACTGATGCCAAGCCTGTCATTTGATGTTTATCCCTTGCAATTTCTGTGTGTTTTTATCATCCTCTTACCTGAATGGATGTCAATATTTCTTGTCCTCGTGCAAAATTATTCTTTACTTGTTGAAATTAGTGTGCATCAAGTTATACACTGATGTAATTTATCTTAtgttccttctttttttctcctcaaTTTGTTACAAATTTTGAAGTATCTGACTCTTTTTCAGGTACCAACACCTGGGATCGCTTTGAGATGCGGATTCACAAAAGGGTGATCGATCTTGTCAGTTCACCCGATGTTGTCAAGCAGATCACCTCGATCACCATTGAACCAGGCGTGGAGGTTGAAGTGACGATCAGCGACCCATAATATGTTAGCCAGCATCAAAGCAGTGTTCGTGGAGGTGAGGACGGGAGACTGGCCCCGATCCCCCGTGCCGTGTCACCGCAGCCAGTGTGCCGTTCGTCATACACGACGAACAGCGGGACAATTGCTTGCCGTCTCCGTCTTTGACGGCCAGTCGCCCTTGTGGTTGTTTTGGAGAGAACCTCTGGGGACCGTGGCTAGTAACATTGCATTGTCAGGCACGCGTAGGAAAACATCAGAACCACCGAAGCGTGGTTTATTTCTTATTCCGAATACGTGAAAGATTTTCGATCAAATTTAGTGTACAATACATCACAAGACTTCTATCACAATGACGTGCTACAAAAAAAGTATTACAGACCCAAAACTCATCTCGTGGAAGAGAAGGAAAAGTCGAATTTCCTCATCACATGGAGAGACTCGTAACGAGATCGCTTCAATCCGGCTCTTTTCAGGCACTCCGCTCAGTTCTTGACGAAAGTGCTCAGCACGTCGAAGTAGTCGGGGAAGGTCTTGCGGGTGCACCCGGGGTCCCGGATAGTGACCGGCACGTCCGAGCAggcggcgagggagaaggccatGGCCATCCGGTGGTCGTCGTAGGTGTCGATCGCCGTCACGTTCAGCTTCTCCGGTGGTGTGATGATGCAGTAGTCCGGCCCTTCCTCAACCGACGCACCCAGCTGGTAAAACGCAAACAGCAGGTGAAGAGCTGAAGATGGAACTCCGGCAGAAAAGCACAGGTCCGACTGTGAAGTATGTTTACCTTTGTTAGCTCGGTCCGGATCGCAACCATCCTCTCGGTCTCCTTTACTCTCCAGGAAGCCACtgccagaaaaaaaaagaataatcaGAGTGTAGCCCGGGCTATttgaaaaaagaaggaagaactatCAACAAAACTACAGTTTGGAGCAAGACGATGTCCAAACTGCAGTAAGTGCAGTCAGAACAGGCAAAAGTACTTCTTGAGCTCTTTCTGTACGAAGTTATGAAGTCATTGTTATGAGTAGAACAGGCATGGTAGGGCTGAGAATTTTTTACCGTCTCTGATAGCAGTTGGGCCATCAGCAAAGAGGGCAACCACAGCAAGAGTCATGGCGACATCAGGCATTTTGTTCATGTTGACATCAATAGCTTTTAGATGTTTCCTCCCAAATGGTTCACGTGGTGGACCGGTAACAGTTACGCTAGTGTCAGTCCATGTAACCTTCGCTCCCATCATCTCGAGTACCTCAGCAAATTTCACATCACCCTGCAGTAAGCATATTTGGTCAGGGAATATGACAGCATAAGGAGAATTTACAAAACTGTTTAGTTTGGGAAATTCAGCTAgactaaagatgtccaaatgggcggcccggcccggcacggcacgggcccagtcaggcacggcccgttttgggcacgggccgtgccgtgccgtgccggcccacgtgccgtggttgcagcccaggcacggcccatttaagatcgggtcgtgccgtgccggcccgtggcACGATAGGCCCATTAGTATTTTTCTGGCCTGGCGGCCCGTTAACACGTGAAAATCCCGAAAAGCATCAAAAAACCGCCGAATGCAGggatcgaactcaagacctcgtacatgggaagcaatgactctaccaccctgttaaggatctctttatgtattagggataaataaattatataaaaccttaaaaaataaaaaaacttaaatgggccgtgccatgccggcccggcgtgccgcggctccggcccaggcacggcccgcctaaccgtgccgtgccggcacggcccatttactttcgtgccgtgccgtgcctgggccgggcCAATTTTCCCGTGCCGCGGGTTGGCCCGTTAGGCCCGGCCCAGTTGGCCATCTTTAAGCTAGACTATATGAATATTCACTCATTAAAGCATATCTGTTAGACATTAGGATATGAACTGAGCATACTGTGATTGTGTGATCTCTGATCTAGATGCCTAACCAAAAAGGGCAAAATAGCTGGCATTATAGCAAAGTTCTACCTGCAAACTGGTGGTGCCACAACCTTCAACAGTCACAGTCCCTCCAGTGATTGCAGCGCCAGCCAAGAAATAACTCGCACTTGAGGCATCACCTTCAACGTAGGCATTGTTAGGGGACCTATTaatttcaaaacaaaaacaGGTTTAGTTTCGGGAACTACCAATGAacttctcatgaagtttgaaTAAGAGTAAGAGCAGTATGTTGGGTAAAACATGGATGAGTAATTGAGTGTCCTAATAAGACATACAGGAGCAGGTTTATAACATAGAAGGGGCACAAAGATAGTAACCGACTatcttttccttaaaaaaagcCACTTTTGATGCTATCACGTCTCTGCACCTATCGCTACACCTGTGCAATGCATCTTAACTAGATGGACGGACCAACTAGGTGTTGCTTAGCTAGTTCAATTTGCTTTCACGACTCCAATAGTTTGGTCACCAGCTGATTAAATAATTTACGAAGTCAACTGTTTTTCCCTTCAACGAGTTTGGTCTCCAGTTTATCTATACAAATATCGATGCATCTTTGATTGGTTTAGCAAACtgaaaataaaatccataacATCGAAGAAGTGAAAAACATTATAAACTTACTTGTATTTTTGACCTCCCTTGATGTAGAATCTGTCCCAGCTATCAGAATGCTCTGCTTTTACGCCAAAACACTCCATCAATCTCAATGTCATTTCGACATAAGGAATGGAGATTAATTTATCAATGATTTCAATCTCCACATCCCCGAGAGCTAAAGGAGCAGCCATCAGCAAGGCACTCAAGTACTGACTGCTGATGGAGCCAGAGAGCTTAACCTGTAGAACATAACACATTTTTAATAGCTAATTCATGATATCTGAAACAATGTTAGACCAGAAAGCAAGCAATACCCCAAACGATGGGAAACATAAGTTGCTAAACACGTGCCAAGTATACTTGATTGAGCTTAACGGAAACACAGATTGATGGTTAGGGATGACTATTTGCAGGTCATGTTATGGTGTAAAGTTAAATCACATCATTCTATGCTTGTTAAAATGCAAAAGCTCAACAAAAAATTTCAACCATTTACAGAAGAATGTAACATGTGGGTTTTAGACTTTTAGTAACTAACCTTGCCGCCAGGTAGACCTCCAATTCCCTTGACACGAACAGGAGGACAGTTAGTGCCAAGGAAACAATCAACATCCGCACCAAGCTGTTTCAATCCAACAACCAAGTCGCCAATGGGTCGCTCCCTCATTCTTGGCACTCCATCAAGCACATAACTGAAGTTCAAAAAAAGATTCACCATAAGTCAGTAGACATAACAATGGATTTCCAACTGACTTTCACAAGCATTAAAAAAACATACGTTGCATTTCCACCGGCAGCAGTTACAGCTGCTGTCAATGGCCGCATTGCAGTTCCAGCATTCCCCAAGAAGAGCTGAACTTCCTCTTTCGCATCCTTCTCGACTGGGAACTTGCCACCACAGCCAACAACTACAGCTCTGTTTGCAGCTTTGTCTGCTTCCACAGAGAGTCCAAGGGCTTTCAAGGCCTCGAGCATGTAGTGGACATCCTCACTGTTCA
The sequence above is drawn from the Phragmites australis chromosome 10, lpPhrAust1.1, whole genome shotgun sequence genome and encodes:
- the LOC133930915 gene encoding 3-phosphoshikimate 1-carboxyvinyltransferase 2-like, with product MAAMASKAAAATVPLDLAAPALSRRHRLNSARPSARPAAGGLRMRGRGRRAAVVVAAAAAAAPAKAGAEEVVLQPIREISGTVKLPGSKSLSNRILLLSALAEGTTVLDNLLNSEDVHYMLEALKALGLSVEADKAANRAVVVGCGGKFPVEKDAKEEVQLFLGNAGTAMRPLTAAVTAAGGNATYVLDGVPRMRERPIGDLVVGLKQLGADVDCFLGTNCPPVRVKGIGGLPGGKVKLSGSISSQYLSALLMAAPLALGDVEIEIIDKLISIPYVEMTLRLMECFGVKAEHSDSWDRFYIKGGQKYKSPNNAYVEGDASSASYFLAGAAITGGTVTVEGCGTTSLQGDVKFAEVLEMMGAKVTWTDTSVTVTGPPREPFGRKHLKAIDVNMNKMPDVAMTLAVVALFADGPTAIRDVASWRVKETERMVAIRTELTKLGASVEEGPDYCIITPPEKLNVTAIDTYDDHRMAMAFSLAACSDVPVTIRDPGCTRKTFPDYFDVLSTFVKN